A single bacterium DNA region contains:
- a CDS encoding class I SAM-dependent methyltransferase, translating to MKVSTKRHWQDFWDEADRLGLEDVYGNDGRIVRELFALGDPAGKRVLEVGAGTGRDAVALAAAGAEVWTLDYVPGSLALTRRAAAEAGVAVRPVGGDALGKPFPDDSFDLVFHQGLLEHFRDPLPLLREDLRVLRPGGYLLVDVPQTWHYYTVGKQVLIAMGRWFAGWETQFTPARLERAATAAGGRVVRTYGDWMMPGLWYRAIRKLTLTRLGLKLPMYPDPVPPLGRALARWRDSLCERRWALYTMMTIGVVVTKSD from the coding sequence GTGAAGGTCTCCACCAAGCGCCACTGGCAGGACTTCTGGGACGAGGCCGATCGCCTCGGCCTCGAGGACGTCTACGGCAACGACGGCCGCATCGTGCGCGAACTGTTCGCCCTGGGCGATCCCGCCGGCAAGCGCGTGCTGGAGGTGGGCGCCGGCACCGGCCGCGATGCTGTGGCCCTGGCGGCTGCCGGTGCCGAAGTGTGGACCCTCGACTACGTGCCCGGATCGTTGGCGTTGACCAGGCGGGCGGCCGCCGAGGCGGGCGTGGCCGTCCGGCCCGTCGGCGGCGACGCCCTGGGCAAACCCTTCCCCGACGACAGCTTCGACCTCGTCTTCCACCAGGGACTGCTGGAGCATTTCCGCGACCCGCTGCCGCTCCTGCGCGAGGATCTGCGCGTGCTCAGGCCCGGTGGGTACCTGCTGGTCGACGTGCCGCAGACCTGGCATTACTACACCGTCGGCAAGCAGGTCCTGATCGCCATGGGCCGCTGGTTCGCGGGCTGGGAGACACAGTTCACACCGGCCCGGCTGGAGCGTGCCGCGACAGCCGCCGGCGGACGCGTCGTGCGCACCTACGGCGACTGGATGATGCCGGGCCTGTGGTACCGGGCCATCCGCAAGTTGACACTCACCCGTCTGGGCCTGAAGCTCCCCATGTATCCCGATCCGGTCCCACCGCTGGGACGGGCCCTGGCCCGCTGGCGAGACAGCCTGTGCGAGAGACGCTGGGCCCTGTACACGATGATGACCATCGGCGTCGTGGTGACCAAGAGCGACTAG
- a CDS encoding glycosyltransferase family 4 protein translates to MRILAVNWRDIRDPLGGGAEIHLHEILKRAVSAGHEVDLVVSGQSGAPARETIDGVRIQRRGHWAVANLVLPWVVRRLLRERDFDLLVEDINKIPFYTPLYAGGVPVLAVVPHLFGATVFREANPLLAAYVWAAERPLPRVYRDAAFEVISPSTRDDLIGRGLPAAHVHCVHCGIDRARLRIPDPPPRDDPPLIVSWSRLRRYKSLEVAVRAFARIRETVPGARLMIVGRGPDEGRLRREAARLGLAEAVAFAGYLDESALAEVLHRARLFLNPSPKEGWGLTVIEANACGLPVVASDRPGLRDSVRDGETGLLVPYGDHAAMADAALSLLTDGVRWRTFSEAARAWSSTFDWDRCADESLALFAEVAKRPGGRRS, encoded by the coding sequence TTGCGGATCCTGGCGGTAAACTGGCGCGACATCCGCGATCCCCTGGGCGGCGGCGCCGAGATCCACCTCCATGAGATCCTCAAGCGCGCCGTCTCGGCCGGGCACGAGGTCGATCTGGTCGTATCGGGGCAGTCCGGCGCTCCGGCGCGCGAGACCATCGACGGCGTCCGCATCCAGCGCCGCGGCCACTGGGCGGTCGCCAATCTCGTCCTGCCCTGGGTGGTGCGGCGCCTGCTGCGCGAGCGCGACTTCGACCTCCTGGTCGAGGACATCAACAAGATCCCCTTCTACACGCCCCTCTACGCCGGCGGTGTGCCCGTACTCGCGGTAGTGCCCCATCTCTTCGGCGCGACCGTCTTCCGAGAGGCCAACCCCCTGCTGGCCGCCTACGTCTGGGCAGCCGAACGTCCTTTGCCTCGGGTGTATCGCGACGCCGCCTTCGAGGTCATCAGCCCGTCCACCCGCGACGATCTGATCGGCCGCGGCCTGCCCGCCGCGCACGTGCATTGCGTCCACTGCGGCATCGACCGCGCGCGGCTGCGGATTCCCGATCCGCCGCCGCGCGACGATCCGCCGCTGATCGTCTCGTGGAGCCGCCTGCGCCGGTACAAGAGCCTGGAGGTGGCGGTGCGCGCCTTCGCGCGCATCCGGGAAACCGTTCCCGGCGCCCGCCTGATGATCGTGGGCCGTGGCCCGGACGAGGGGCGCCTGCGGCGCGAGGCCGCGCGTCTGGGCCTGGCCGAGGCGGTGGCGTTCGCCGGCTACCTGGACGAATCGGCGCTGGCAGAGGTCCTGCACCGCGCAAGGCTTTTCCTCAACCCGAGCCCCAAGGAGGGCTGGGGCCTGACCGTCATCGAGGCCAACGCCTGCGGACTGCCCGTGGTGGCCAGCGACCGCCCCGGACTCCGCGATTCGGTGCGGGACGGCGAGACCGGCCTGCTGGTGCCCTACGGCGATCACGCGGCCATGGCCGACGCGGCCCTCTCGCTCCTGACTGACGGCGTGCGCTGGCGGACCTTCAGCGAAGCGGCGCGCGCCTGGTCGAGCACCTTCGACTGGGACCGTTGCGCCGACGAATCCCTGGCGCTGTTCGCTGAGGTCGCGAAACGCCCCGGCGGGAGGCGGTCATGA